A window of Rhododendron vialii isolate Sample 1 chromosome 11a, ASM3025357v1 genomic DNA:
CAGTAGAAAGCATACTATTGAGAAAGTAAATATATTGAAGGAAGCAAATCCAACATCCAACttcactaaaaacaaaaaacagatcGGGCACATTAAAgaggcaaaaaaataaaaattcagacCCTTCGCTAACTATTGATCATTGGTAAACaggtttgaaaaaaagaagtgatCATCCAAGAAATACTAAAGAACGTGACTCAAGATAGCTTTATTGGCCTAACAAATACAAACATTTATTAACCACTATTGTTCCTTCGGCATTATAGACAACTGGAACCAATAATAGTCGCTCAACCAGTTTAATGTCATCGATTTTGGGCAGAGAAGAGTGATTCAGTGAAAGCTGTAACGGGATGGTATATTTACCTGAAGTTGGATATTTGGAGAGAACCTCTGATTCTGCTTTCCTTTTCCCTGTGAAGTATCCAGATGAGAGTAGAAATGATGGTAGATTATAATCGTGGACTGAAATGAAGATGAACTTGGGAATTCCTGCAAGGAAAACAGGAATACATACTGGTCAGTGGTCAGTGACTGGCGCATCTCCCATAGAAACATCAAATCAAGTACTCATAGTTAAATGAGAAATGTGAGACTGGAGATGAACAAAATGATGAATCTGGTATAATTACCAAAACCAGAACAACTATTTTATTAAACTCACTGTTTGATACTCTATTGGAAGATTGCTTCAAGCAAGTAAATGATTCACGTAGTCtactttggtttggtttgttaagTAGATTCTCTTTTGCAGAATGGAGAAAAATTCTGCGATGAAAGTCTGACATACACAGGTCATCATGTCATTCCACTTCAACCACTAAGGATATATATCtagatttctttgtttttaaaCAAGAAAGATAGGTTCATACTATGGGTAATATAGTTGCTTATTTCCTGATTATGACACTTATACCAGGTAGAATGTCTGCCACTCTTCCAAAATGCCTGATGCAAAATAAAACATTGAGACCCCACCATGCACCCAGATAAATGATTGATTCATTGTGCTGTTTAGAGCGAAATCTTACTGCCAACTGATGAGAACAAGATTGATGTACCTATTGAACTCCACATACTAGTGAGGACATTGTTCGGTGGCAATGCATGCAGGAAAAGTGGTTCAATTCCATATTGGTGATTGAGAGGGGGAAAGGAAATTAAGATCCTGAATATTAAATACAGTTCAATGGGAAATAGAAACCAACAATTTCTTACCATAATCCTTTGCAGCAGTTACTGCAACAACATTAGCCTCGCCATTTATCCTTTGCATCTGTTCCTCACTACCAAAACCTCCGATTGTTGAAACCACTGCAGTAGCACCAGGAAGCACTTCATCCCAGTTTGCATAGAAAACATCCCCTGCAAAATGTCACTCTCATTTGAATCCACTACATCCACTCTTTCGAGTAACTCCAGAGTATTTCAAACAATGAGTGGAAACAATCCATTCATCCTTAAAGCAAATTACATGGGGACTGGCATTTCTTGAACACCATGtgaataaaatcttcttttatTTGAACTATTAAATGTGCAGTTCAGATGCACTgcccaaaaagaaaattgagaaaaaaatgcCTATGGAAATCAGAAACTTGAAAACTATGCCCTGGCATGGCGTCAGAGTGACAGGCTACACCATATCTCTACTATACCTAAACACTTCAACTCTTCAAGTATCAATACACAGTTTTACACCAATATGTGTCTAGCTAATTTCATCTATGATATTATACATATATTGTCCATCAAACATTTGAAGTGATTTCCATGAATGAAATCGACTGATTTTCCCTAACATCAatgtcggaccgcttttccacCAACTCTCCTAAAAGCAATTGGTGTtaggaagggtttcaattaagtcttttatggcattcgacattgCACCCGTAGGGAGTGACATtatgtaaccaaatccatggggacACTACGGGCCCAACAATCAAGTTAGAGATATTGAAGTATGATCTCTGTTAAACTTACTGAACACTAACTACCTCACTTCACAGAAATTTATCAACCAGCTTGACATATTAACAACTGCTGTCCAAGCAATTAAGTTTTGTAAATTTCATTAAATCCCATTGAAGACAAATATAGAATGAACATGCCTGGCATCCAAGTGACCTGATCTACCCATGGATCTGTGTAAGAAGGACGCCCTGACCTGAAAGCATTCGGAAAAGCATAAGAATTGAAATTTCGGAACACAGCTGAATGCCATACACTTCTTCACAAAAtgatcaaaaagtactttttaaaTGCGATGAAACAGATTGAGGAAACAGAAAACGAAAAACACCTAATTTTATAAATGCATGGTATTGCGCATTAACATTCTAACACCTGCTTAGGCTCATGACCTCTATACCCTTGGATACAGCTGCCTTGCATATGGCAGAACCAACAAAACCGCTGCCTCCTAAGACCACAACCTACTAAAAGAAGTATTTTAGCATAATGTAATTTGTTAAACTACcttaatttcacaaattgttGATGAGCTAAAAAAGTGAAATGAGTCTACACTTCATACCCGCTCAGGCTTAACATCAGCAATGACATCAATCGTAGAAGAGTAACCATCTTCCTTAGTGCTTGCCTCTGCATAGCTGCACTTGACACCAAACCTGCAAAAACTACAACCAGAGTGGGAAACATCAACATCATTCTCTTACATCTGAAACATGTGAATGTAGCAAGCACCAAATTCATTCCCCCCCACCCACAccgccccgccccccccccccccccccccccccccacacacacacacacacagagttgTTCTACAATTTCCACTACGCAAATTAACCATACAAGCTGGGAGTTTAGCATCGAACTTTTGAATAAAATATAATGTAAAGATATCAAAAGCCAAACAAAGATATAAATTTAACATTCAATAAGGATACATTCCAAGGCAGAGAAAAATAAGCTTCCAACACACATGTAAGTAAATATGGTAAGGTAATCTTATTAAGTCAcccctttttcttctctttttcatgcTAAAGCAGCATGCGGAAGGAAGTTTATCTACTCGAATAAGATTTAGCAAGACCTCGATCTACAGTGACATTTTTGCAATGTATTGAACTAAAAGAGAAATATGTGATGTATACAGCTCCATCATCATAATTTAACCGATAACACAATGCCAGTTGGCATGTCAAGGTTGTAAAAACCAGGGTTTTCCAAACAATGCAAACAACGTTATACGTGAAGACTTGCACTATAAGAGAAACCGCTTAGCATCTCATtactaaaagtagatttttgttCATAACCAAACAATTTCCAAGCATCATTCACTGGCTAATTCAGAAAGCAACTACAGTTGAAGAAACCATTACCACATTCGGCCATCCATTTATGAGACATGATAGGTTCAGACCAAGGACACCGGTAAGCACTGATTTCCTTCTTGTGAACGAACAGGAGCAGACACAATGGGGTAGCTATGCATATACACACAATCTAGTCAATTCCTCGGACGGTCGGACCTAACAGAATACACTCTTTGTGATTAATGTAGACATACATGTGGTTTGAGCCCCCTTAGGTACAAATCTTGCGTCCGCCACTGTGCATGTGGAAGAATTCAAATGCATTTACCATTCATTTTAGTTTGTTCATTTCTAGCATAGTATTTCTGTTTatgaaagagaataaaaaattattaactttATAAGAAAGAAGAGTTACATGTAAGAAGCAGccatcaaaaagaaaagacaaaaacataATATCGCATTTATGTTGCATGTAAGAAGAATTTCCTTCATTCAAGCCTTGAAACCATAGGTGGAATGCCTAAGCATTTTCACCAAGTCTCCCCCAAAATTAGTCCGACAAGTAGAATCATCATTTAACACTGTGATTATGGAAAGATGGATCTTCGGGAGTGCATCATCGAATTTTTGACGCAAAAACTTTAGGTTCTTTCCATACCACCTATGTTTGTTCAAATCCCTCCTGTGTTCTAGTGTTATCCTTAAGTAGACAAGCAAACTGTGCTCCTTGTTAAACGTCATCTTGTAGGGATGAATCTGACCTACAACACGTGCGACGACTGTGATTTTCATATCCCTATCATATAGTATCTACGGAAGCAATGATTGGAGGTCGAAATCATCGAGAAATGCAAGGTCTTGCAATTTTGTTAACCCAACTGGCCACAGAGGTAGAGGCCTCACTAAaagatatttttcttgaaaactACATCGTTCCTTAATGAATAAGGCTAACTTACATCGCATAGTCAACATGGTTGCCCAGAAATTTCCTCCTCTACACAACTGGATGCCGAGTGTGTTTTCCCTCTTCAATAACACGGAATATCATCCATATGGGGCATCTCTTTCCATGAGGTTAAGAAATTATGTTTTCTTAATTATTCTCATCCTATCTTCTTTGATAAAAAAGATGGGCCAAACTTGTCTATAAACTGCATAAAATCCAATTGGCCCATCTTGTTTTTATCAAAGAAGATATGATGTGAATAATTGAGAAAGCACAATTTTTTAATCTCACAGGAAGAGATGCCTCCGTATGTATGATACTCCGCGTGATTGAAGAGGGCAACCACACTTGACATCCAATTGAGCAGAGGTGGAAACCTCTGGGAAACCATGTTGACCATGCGAGGTAAGTCGGCCCTTATCCAATGAAGAACTCACCACTTCGGCAGGTACTATATGACAGCGATAGGAAAATCCCAGTCGTCGCACATGTTGGAAGTCAGATTCACCCACTACAAGAAACGGTTCAACAAAGAGCATAGTCTGCCTGCCTACTTAAGAATAACACTAGAGCACAGGAGGGATTTGAACAACCATATGTGGCATGGAAAGAACCTAAATCTTTTGCATCCAAAATACAATGATGCACTCCCGAAGATCCATCTTTCTCTAATCATAGTGCTAAATGATGATTCTACTAGTCAGACTACAAACTTGGAGAAAACGACAAGGCATTCCACCTTTGGTTACAAAGGTTTCCAGGCTTGAATCAAGGAAAGGTTTCTTACATATAACTCTTCTTATAAAGGTAATGTTATGTTTTGGTCTTTCCCTTTTGATAGTTGCTTCTTACATGTAACTTTCTTGCTTTCTGCTGCGGTGAAGGGGACATAAAGGGAAACAATGAAAGATTGGTTCTCCCTGTTAGTTGGTTTATGGGACATCGATATAAGTTAACAAATTGAAATCCTGCTATAATCACACAGTAGTTTTATATCTGGCAATTACTGTTCTAAACTTAAAGCTTTGACTTAATTTGTGCTTGGGAGCTTGGGACTGATTGTGGGTTATCATTCCTCAAACCTCTGAATGCAACCGATGCTCACTAGGACAATATACACATGGTACACTCTAATGCGCAGACCTGTCCATTTAAAAGAAACTGTACTTATCAGTTATGACATTGACACCTACAAGATGAGCTAGATGTGCATATGCAATAACTTTCTTTGCCGTTAAAATGGTGACCTGATTTAGCCTGAATGCGCATGTGTTCACAGTTTCCATGGTTGTTCTGTCTTTGATATATATAGAATTTTGCTTTATTTGttcaaaatggtgcaatgcaTTATGTAAATGTGTTGTAATCATTTTGTTTGATGATTAAAATGCTACTTTATGCATATCCAACTCCCTATGATGCGAGATATAGTAAAAATGTTCTATGTGACATCACAAATACTGTGTGTGtgttcctttattttctttctttccactttGTCCACATAGTAATGTGGTCAGACTGCATTAAGGCAAATTTAGTAAGCTGGTCCTTGACAAAAGCGGGATGCCTGTTCCTTGCAATACCTGTTGTAGTATCAATGATGTGTATGCAAGGATGAAAAATATATTCTACCATAAAATTTGTATAGAATTTCATGTAGTTTGGGAACAACCTTTTGAATTCCAATTTTTTCATGATGTGCAACagatttttttaactttcacaATGAGCAATTGGTGAAATAGTGATTAATATGTCCAGATTTTACTTTATGTCATCCTTCATGTTTTTAGAATAAGAAAAATagcataaaataaatatcagcaTCTTGCAATCCATTCACCCGCTGGTAAAGGGTCTAGGAGAAGagcgaaagaaagaaaataagaaaaaacagtAGAAAATAAGGAGACATGGAGgttgtcttttcctttttcgtCGAGAGTAAGAAGCCCAGAAACGTCTACATCTACAGGTCTTTCATGTCCAACACATGAAATTATGCGTCCGaatattcaattattttttctgAGTCAAACACATTTTGGACAGGCCCCGACACGTACCCGAAACACATCGGACCAGTATCAGACACGTTTTGGGACGttatgtaatttttaaaacttgaaatggAGTAACAATGTACTATTTGAGATATGAACCACATTTAAAACCAATATCAAATTGATGGAAACACAATCCGctattctcattttttcattGGACTTTTCATctttaatttggaaaattttaatttttttcatatgataatgaatatacatatatatatatatatatatatatatatatatttatttatttatttatgtactTAACGTATCCCCCAACGTGTCCGTGTcctagtttttggaaaaaacacTGTCCGCGTATCCGTGTcatgtccgtgtccgtgtcccatATCCATATCCATGCTTCTTATGACTGTGTAtgtatttttccttctttgtcAAGGCTGTTAGGGTCTTCTGAACAATGCAAAAATGGATTAGGTACAAAAACTTTGATGTTATACGTGAAACCGCTTAGCCAGCTCATTACTGAAAGTAGATTTTTGTGCATAACCAAACAATTTTTAAGCATCATTCACTGGCTATTTGAGAAAGCAACTACAGCAGAAGAAACAATTACTACATCCGGCCATACATTTTACATGACACAATGATTTAGACCAAGGACCCCGGTGAGCACTGATTTCCTTTCTTGTGAATGAACAGGGGCAAACACAAGGGGGTAGCTATGCATATAAACACAATCTAGTTCCTCGGACCTAGCATAAATACACTCTTTGTTCCTAATGTAGACATACATGTGGTTTGAGCCCCCATCAGGTACAACTTTTGCATCCGCCACTGTGCATAGGAAGAATCCAAATGCATTTACCATTCATTTTAGTTTGTTCATCTCTAGCATAGTATTTCTGTttatgaaaaaagaataaaaaaaatattttgagaaatgagATATGCACCTgcaaactaaactaaactcttcGGTGCCAATCGTTCGCCCATTTGATTTACCGTGTATCTCTATCCTATCCCTAAGACTACGTGTGAATTCGGacagagatggagagagagagagagagagagagagagagagagagagagagagagagagagagagagatccaattGCTCTTTAATTCTCCAATGGAAATTTGTTATAACTGGAATTATTTGCTTTCACCATCAACAACTAAAAGATTATTAATAGGTTGCTTCAATAGATGAAGTTACctaaaaaactaataaatgtttAACCAGCAGCAGCGGAAAAGATAAACAGACAAACTTCCCATAAAGGcatcaaaactaaaaagtaaTGGGAAATGATTCATCACAGCCCACTACTGagtaaaaaccaaacaaaaatcaCAAGAAAATCGCAGAGAGAAAGAACAGCGACAATCCCACAGTAAACGCATATGCTTTATATAGGTACGTTAtatatagggagagagagagagagagagagagagagagagagagctcaccGAATATTGGAGGGGAATGGGAAATGCAAGGAGGGGCGGCAAGGGAAGGAAGCAGCTCTCttgagagaaggaggaggagtggAAATTGCGGCGAAGGACGAGAGGGACGACATACCAgctgcggagagagagagagagagagagagagagagactggtGAAGTGAAATTGGACGGGGGATTTTTATTATTAGCATCccatttgtttgtttaattcCAAAATCTTCCGGGAttttttcggtgccgggtgaTACATTTGGGTCGTTCAATGTATTTTTGacattgaacagttcagattaaaaatctctttcttctctcctctcattcccactttctctcttcttctattttctctaaatccaagccgtccaaaattaTAATAGATGGCTTGGATATGCTGAGCAGACATCACAAAATATCCACCCGACGCTGAAAAATTCTTCCTGATTATTGCCCGAAACGAATTAATTTCACTGAAACCCCCATGGATTCCATTGTCACACTTTAACTCCATCCTATTTTGTCTAATAAGTAAaatagcttatttttttgtttttattaaaaaaattcgtatttgtatatttttttgtatattatTGTTTTATCATAATGAtaagaatttaaaaattaaaaaattatgatcgaaattcaaattatttaaaagactaaaaaaaatcacactgACACTCCCAATCAGACAATGTAATTCTGTTAAATGCCCTATTGGAGTAACTCAAACACCCCTTAATTCATTTTCCTTCatattcattcatttttttacgCCCCCCTTCACCTTTTTCCTTTACCCAAACCCAGCTCTCCTTTCTTAATATCGGCCCCAAATTTTTGATGCAATCATGTaaatcactttttctttttttttttttgccatatttTATAGTCAGCAGGGATTAGCGGgatagttagattagcactAGGAGAGTTCAATAGCTTTTCATAGCTCTGGGTCCCAACCGCCCCCAAGGGGCCTCGAACCTCTGCCTCCTGAATGGAGGAGGGGGTAGGTTGCCAACTGCACTAGGCAATGGAACCTCATTGGATGGGGTGATTCTTAgacattttttttgtgtgcggtagtttttcatttttgctaCGGAAATAAGTAACATACGATTCTACTAGTCCTTGGGAACATCGTAGCGACGGATAATTAAGAATTAATAGGTCGTAGCTTTCCTTCTGAATCAAGCCAAAAAGACCTCCCAAACTCCATTCCTTCACAAGTGTGTCTTCACTTCTAACTGCGCACTCATATGATCTTCACCGAGAGAGAGAAGCATTCGGTGGAACCGGTGAACTACGAGGTCAGGTAATTGTTCGGGCACTACTGCATGGAAGGCGATCAATCTAGTCTAGtaggctctctctctcaccaacaACAAGGGGTGGGTTGTACGGCTTATGGGAAAAATGATTGGAAGGATAGGGACAGCGATACAACGGTTATTGGATTGGTCAAACAAACGGGATATAAAAAGTATGATCTATTCCTATGTTCCGCCACCTTCTCCGACAATAATTATTGGATCGGTCAAACAAACGAGATATAAAAAGTTTGATCTATTCCTATGTTCCGTCGCCTTCTTCGACAATAAGAAAGAGCCCTTCCTTAGCTTTTGGTTTCGcccatttaaaaaagaaaaaagaaaatcattgtCATTTGATGCGCTATTGCAAATTAAATGGGCAAGTGTCACCAAAAGCTATCTACTCATGTGAAGGAATGGTAATTTTTTCCCGTTGTCAAATTCATGATAATAGACTCATAGATGATACAATAACAGTTAGATTAACAGTTAATcggcaagaaagaaagaaaagagagtagACAAGCCAATGACCACCAACAGGTTGTACATTGATCCTATGCTATACTTCGTCTTGGTTGGTTGCAAGTAAATTTTGTTTGTTACAGTAGCATTTTGTAATGTTGAGTTCTTGGTTTGTAATGTCTTGCTAGACAAAGAAGGATGTTGACGGCATTAAACCGAGATTGATGTTAGTTAACTTAtcgaaattacttttttgataTGCTGATCAGCTATAGATCAAAATTCTAGGAGATATGGTGTGACCGATGGAGGTGACGGTAGGTTGTGGAGAATGTTGCGGGACGGTAGTTGTGTCACGGGAGTTGGTAGCGTAAACAGATTTGTGGTAGTGACACGAGATATGTGGGCCAGTGGCTGCAGTAGCCATTTGTGGTGAGAACGGTGGTGGCATGATGCGCGCCATGACCAAATGAATTGTAATGCGAAGGTTCATTCCAAAGAGCAAAATATAGCCCAAGTAGTACAGTAATAATGATTTGCACTCCGCTTTCTACCGTGCTTAAATGAatttgtgttaaacaaagtgTTAGATTGGaataaaaaagtttgaaatgtttCCTCAGTGACTCCAAAAATCCACCTTCCTCGTTCACGTTATTCTGATTGAAATTTACAATTTTGCGTTATTTCAAAGAAAGACAACAAACTTTTTATCGCATTCGACCTCATTGTGGAATTTAAATTGACCTTTCACTCAAACGACCAAACATATTGTTTACATCCGTTTTTAGCACCCAGTTCTAGACGGGCGCTGGGAGGCCATTTAATTGAAGttcaattaaattgggccaagaaatatatttatttaaacCAAAGTTAACGGCCCAAGGCAGGAATAATTGGGATAATTGGGCCCAATTgatttcagtttgattttgGGCTTGAGTTTGAGAGTTTTGGCCCTATTTGCGGTAAGAATTCAGTTGGCCCATGACTTCTTTAAGTTTGTTAAATGTTAGTGT
This region includes:
- the LOC131308386 gene encoding uncharacterized protein At1g32220, chloroplastic isoform X1, whose product is MSSLSSFAAISTPPPSLKRAASFPCRPSLHFPFPSNIRFCRFGVKCSYAEASTKEDGYSSTIDVIADVKPERVVVLGGSGFVGSAICKAAVSKGIEVMSLSRSGRPSYTDPWVDQVTWMPGDVFYANWDEVLPGATAVVSTIGGFGSEEQMQRINGEANVVAVTAAKDYGIPKFIFISVHDYNLPSFLLSSGYFTGKRKAESEVLSKYPTSGVVLRPGFIYGKRRVDGFEIPLDLIGQPLERFLSATENFTKPLSSLPGSDLFLAPPVSVDDVALAAINGVVDDDFFGVFTIEQIKEAATKVRV
- the LOC131308386 gene encoding uncharacterized protein At1g32220, chloroplastic isoform X2 produces the protein MSSLSSFAAISTPPPSLKRAASFPCRPSLHFPFPSNIRFGVKCSYAEASTKEDGYSSTIDVIADVKPERVVVLGGSGFVGSAICKAAVSKGIEVMSLSRSGRPSYTDPWVDQVTWMPGDVFYANWDEVLPGATAVVSTIGGFGSEEQMQRINGEANVVAVTAAKDYGIPKFIFISVHDYNLPSFLLSSGYFTGKRKAESEVLSKYPTSGVVLRPGFIYGKRRVDGFEIPLDLIGQPLERFLSATENFTKPLSSLPGSDLFLAPPVSVDDVALAAINGVVDDDFFGVFTIEQIKEAATKVRV